One genomic region from Spirosoma sp. KCTC 42546 encodes:
- a CDS encoding TonB-dependent receptor plug domain-containing protein, whose protein sequence is MKLRLTLLCFFCLLAFHSSVVAQQRLRLTVIVRDGVTKKTIPGASLLVAETKAGAQADSAGVIALAHPPGALTIYVSAVGYFRGRETVVLDFNKRVDYFLQPRSTDLEEVDVRATRKDKNIKDVQMGQIQISMPELKRMPVVLGEPDILKALTLQSGVTTAGEGAGGFNVRGGRADQNLVLVDGAPLFNTSHLLGFYTNINPDMVQDVSLNKGAFSAQYGGRVSSLLLMSTRNGNKDGWRVSGGLSPVSARAVVDGPITKKLTLLAGGRIAFPNYLLQLFPSGSVKNSRAFFYDGNIKLTYTPDERNTISLSAYRSQDNFRFPGDTLYGWHSNVLTGRWSYLIRPNMQLNLAALYSGYFLNVDGVAPNLNFRFTSHIEQKEGKADMFYTLNKSFKVQVGTNAILYGIQTGAIRPTNENSSINARQINPERGRELGAYINTEWEIMPTVTLMAGLRYSAFASLGPQTVYGYSEGLPPSPETVVDSVQYGSGKVAQAYGGFEPRLALRVQVAKNTAIKASAGRTRQYVNLISNTTAITPLDFWTLSNRYLPPQIADQISVGLFQNVQDNAIELSVEGYYKRLQNQIDYRYGANLILNPKLETALLRAAGRAYGVEFGISKNTGRLTGQVNYTYARSLIAVQTPYNELRINGGDYYPSYIDRPHTLNMQARWSMSHNWTFSTNFVYYTGVPATYPDGQYTYNGQPVQDYSRRNADRIPDYHRLDVAFSKDTRFNKAQKRYGIWTLGIYNLYAHKNPYSIYFTRYNQRTESYRLSVFGTMIPSIAYNFYF, encoded by the coding sequence ATGAAATTGCGGCTTACCCTGCTTTGTTTCTTCTGTTTGCTTGCGTTTCATTCATCAGTAGTTGCCCAGCAACGGCTTCGCCTGACTGTAATCGTACGCGACGGTGTTACTAAAAAAACTATACCCGGTGCCAGCTTGCTCGTTGCCGAAACAAAAGCTGGGGCACAGGCCGACAGTGCGGGTGTCATTGCACTGGCTCATCCACCGGGGGCACTCACTATTTATGTGTCGGCGGTGGGCTATTTTCGGGGTCGAGAAACGGTTGTGCTGGATTTCAATAAACGAGTCGACTATTTTCTGCAACCCCGCTCCACCGATCTGGAAGAGGTAGATGTACGGGCTACTCGTAAAGACAAAAATATTAAAGACGTGCAGATGGGGCAGATCCAGATCAGCATGCCTGAACTGAAACGGATGCCAGTTGTACTGGGCGAGCCTGATATCCTGAAAGCCCTTACGCTCCAATCTGGAGTAACAACGGCAGGTGAAGGAGCCGGTGGTTTTAATGTCCGGGGTGGGCGTGCCGACCAGAATCTGGTGCTGGTAGACGGTGCTCCGCTGTTCAATACCTCACACTTGCTTGGCTTTTACACGAATATCAATCCCGATATGGTGCAGGACGTGAGCCTGAATAAAGGAGCGTTTTCGGCGCAATATGGCGGGCGAGTATCGTCATTACTGTTGATGAGTACCCGTAATGGGAACAAGGATGGCTGGCGCGTATCGGGTGGATTAAGTCCGGTAAGTGCACGGGCTGTAGTGGATGGGCCAATTACCAAAAAACTGACATTGCTGGCCGGGGGACGTATCGCTTTTCCTAATTATCTGCTCCAATTGTTTCCATCGGGAAGTGTGAAAAATAGTCGGGCGTTCTTCTATGATGGTAACATTAAACTAACCTATACTCCCGACGAACGGAATACCATCTCGCTATCGGCTTACCGAAGTCAGGATAACTTCCGGTTTCCGGGCGATACGCTTTATGGCTGGCATTCGAACGTACTGACGGGCCGCTGGAGTTACCTCATCCGGCCGAACATGCAACTTAATCTGGCAGCGCTCTATAGCGGCTATTTCCTCAATGTAGATGGGGTCGCACCTAATCTGAACTTCCGTTTTACGTCGCACATTGAGCAGAAGGAAGGCAAGGCTGATATGTTTTATACCCTGAACAAGTCGTTTAAAGTTCAGGTTGGTACGAATGCAATTTTGTATGGGATTCAAACGGGTGCTATTCGGCCAACGAACGAAAATTCCAGTATTAACGCCAGACAAATTAATCCAGAACGGGGCCGGGAACTAGGTGCATATATAAACACCGAATGGGAAATTATGCCCACTGTTACGTTGATGGCAGGTTTACGCTATTCGGCCTTTGCTTCGCTGGGGCCACAAACCGTTTATGGCTACTCGGAAGGTCTGCCACCCTCACCCGAAACGGTTGTTGATTCGGTACAATACGGTAGCGGGAAAGTGGCACAGGCGTATGGGGGTTTTGAGCCGAGGTTAGCTTTGCGCGTGCAGGTCGCTAAAAACACGGCTATTAAAGCCAGTGCCGGTCGAACGCGACAGTATGTGAACCTTATTTCGAACACAACGGCTATTACGCCCCTTGATTTCTGGACATTGAGTAACCGATACCTGCCGCCCCAGATTGCCGACCAGATCTCTGTAGGATTGTTTCAGAATGTACAGGATAATGCCATCGAGCTAAGTGTAGAAGGTTATTACAAACGCCTTCAGAACCAGATCGACTATCGCTACGGCGCTAACCTGATTTTGAATCCAAAGCTTGAAACGGCGCTACTACGAGCAGCCGGACGGGCTTACGGAGTTGAATTTGGCATAAGCAAAAATACCGGACGGCTTACCGGACAAGTTAACTATACCTATGCCCGCTCGCTGATTGCCGTACAAACGCCTTACAATGAGCTTCGGATCAATGGTGGGGATTATTACCCATCCTATATTGACCGGCCACACACGCTTAATATGCAGGCTCGCTGGTCTATGTCGCATAACTGGACCTTCTCTACAAATTTTGTGTATTATACGGGTGTGCCAGCTACCTACCCTGATGGACAGTACACCTATAATGGCCAGCCAGTTCAGGACTATTCGCGCCGGAATGCCGACCGCATTCCTGACTATCACCGATTGGATGTTGCGTTCTCGAAAGATACCCGCTTCAACAAAGCGCAAAAACGGTATGGTATCTGGACATTGGGCATTTATAACCTATATGCCCACAAGAATCCCTATTCCATCTATTTCACCCGGTATAACCAGCGGACAGAGTCGTACCGGTTGTCGGTATTCGGTACCATGATTCCATCCATTGCCTACAATTTCTATTTTTAG
- a CDS encoding deoxyribodipyrimidine photo-lyase has translation MSEPLSLVWLRRDLRLHDNAALYYAFKRGRPVIPVFIFDRTILDDLDDRQDRRVEFLVQEVNRLHEELAKMGSTLLVRYGKPIDVWKELLTQYRVSDVFANHDYEVYAKERDKAIGDLLTEQGIGFHTSKDQTIFERDEVLTGKKTPYTVFTPYSRKWNDKLTDFYLKAYPTENYFSQFWKTKPEKVPTLAEMDFQPVGEPFPARTVSDKLLDNYNETRDFPALPHGTSQLGMHLRFGTVSIRELARQAREAEDKTFLNELCWRDFYFQVLDHFPHVETYSFRREYDQIDWRNNEDEFEKWCNGETGYPIVDAGMRQLNTIGWMHNRVRMITASFLCKHLLIDWRWGEAYFGKKLRDYDLSANNGGWQWAAGSGTDAAPYFRVFNPERQAQKFDPKSVYIRQWVPEVDGPNYPKPIVEHTMARQRAIDTYRKALAKSK, from the coding sequence ATGTCTGAACCACTCTCGCTGGTCTGGCTCCGGCGCGATTTGCGTCTGCACGACAATGCCGCACTTTATTACGCATTTAAACGTGGTCGCCCTGTCATCCCCGTTTTTATTTTCGACCGTACGATTCTTGATGATCTTGACGACCGCCAAGACCGGCGGGTGGAGTTTTTGGTTCAGGAAGTAAACCGTCTGCATGAAGAACTAGCCAAAATGGGGTCAACCTTGCTGGTTCGGTACGGTAAGCCGATTGATGTATGGAAAGAATTATTGACCCAATACCGTGTAAGCGATGTATTTGCCAATCACGATTACGAAGTATATGCCAAGGAGCGCGATAAAGCAATTGGCGACTTGCTGACGGAGCAAGGCATCGGGTTTCATACGAGTAAAGACCAAACTATTTTTGAGCGTGATGAGGTGCTGACCGGCAAAAAAACGCCCTATACGGTTTTTACGCCCTATAGTCGAAAATGGAACGATAAACTGACGGATTTTTATCTGAAAGCCTATCCAACCGAGAACTATTTTAGCCAATTCTGGAAAACCAAACCCGAGAAAGTTCCTACACTCGCCGAAATGGATTTTCAGCCGGTTGGTGAGCCATTTCCAGCACGGACAGTATCGGATAAGCTACTTGATAACTATAACGAAACCCGCGATTTTCCTGCATTACCACACGGGACAAGTCAACTGGGAATGCATTTGCGATTTGGTACGGTCAGCATTCGAGAGCTGGCCCGTCAGGCAAGAGAGGCTGAAGACAAAACGTTTTTAAATGAACTCTGCTGGCGGGATTTTTACTTTCAGGTACTCGACCATTTTCCGCACGTTGAAACGTATTCGTTCCGACGTGAGTATGACCAGATTGACTGGCGAAACAATGAAGATGAGTTCGAGAAGTGGTGTAATGGCGAAACAGGCTATCCCATTGTAGATGCCGGTATGCGCCAACTGAATACGATCGGCTGGATGCACAACCGGGTTCGAATGATTACGGCCAGTTTTCTGTGCAAACACTTGCTTATTGACTGGCGATGGGGTGAAGCCTATTTTGGTAAAAAACTGCGGGATTATGATCTGTCGGCCAATAATGGTGGCTGGCAGTGGGCGGCTGGTTCGGGCACCGATGCCGCACCCTATTTTCGCGTATTCAACCCAGAACGCCAGGCACAGAAATTCGATCCCAAGTCAGTTTATATTCGTCAGTGGGTGCCCGAAGTTGATGGGCCAAACTACCCGAAACCCATTGTTGAGCATACGATGGCCCGGCAGCGCGCTATTGATACCTATCGGAAAGCATTGGCTAAGAGTAAGTAG
- a CDS encoding GNAT family N-acetyltransferase, giving the protein MITPEIVNDQYIIQVANENHLRLAETICHEMEESAKARGTGIAKRSPIYVMEKMLEGKAIIAMTLTGEWVGFCYIETWEHGKFVANSGLIVHPDYRKSGIATRIKAKAFELSRAMFPTAKIIGITTSLAVMKINSDLGYQPVTLSELPGDDSFWKGCQTCANFDILTRTNRKHCLCTGMLYDPEEHKKEEKDEKWNFLKESKLYERWMRIKKRILLRIQPADRSRSRKGDRELEIA; this is encoded by the coding sequence ATGATCACCCCAGAAATAGTTAACGATCAATACATCATTCAGGTGGCCAATGAAAACCACCTGCGGTTGGCCGAGACCATCTGCCACGAAATGGAAGAGAGCGCAAAAGCCCGGGGAACCGGTATTGCTAAACGTTCCCCCATTTATGTGATGGAGAAAATGCTCGAAGGAAAGGCTATTATTGCCATGACCCTTACGGGTGAGTGGGTAGGCTTTTGCTACATAGAGACTTGGGAGCACGGTAAATTTGTGGCCAACTCTGGCCTGATTGTCCATCCCGATTATCGGAAGAGCGGTATTGCCACACGCATCAAAGCCAAGGCTTTTGAACTGTCGCGGGCTATGTTCCCAACGGCTAAGATCATTGGCATTACAACCAGTCTGGCGGTGATGAAGATCAACTCCGATTTGGGTTATCAACCTGTTACGCTGAGTGAGCTTCCGGGTGATGACTCCTTCTGGAAAGGTTGCCAGACCTGCGCCAACTTCGATATTCTGACCCGAACGAATCGGAAGCACTGTCTCTGCACAGGGATGCTATACGATCCGGAAGAGCATAAGAAAGAAGAGAAAGATGAGAAATGGAATTTTCTCAAAGAATCGAAATTATACGAACGTTGGATGCGTATTAAAAAACGCATTCTGCTCCGTATCCAACCAGCCGACCGTTCGCGTTCCCGAAAGGGGGATCGCGAGTTGGAAATTGCCTGA
- a CDS encoding ion transporter, whose translation MLRKSLYRILETSAGKRRGVSLAFNLVLITIITLNAIAIVLHTVPDYNQQFSRLFTDFELFSVGFFTIEYLLRVWVSVENEKYHHWFWGRLRYIVSTSAIIDILAIFPFYFSLFATDLAIVRILRLFRIFRLFRISRYSHAFRLIQNVVAEKKEELVLSIMLVIFMLIIVSSVMYYVEHAAQPDKFSSIPATMWWGVTAMTTVGYGDIHPITPLGKLLGGITAIVGIGVFALPTGILVSGFNEHIRDHKIPRRKVCPHCGKEI comes from the coding sequence ATGCTCCGCAAATCACTCTATCGTATTCTTGAAACTTCGGCAGGTAAACGTCGGGGAGTCAGTCTGGCGTTTAATCTGGTACTGATTACGATCATTACGCTGAACGCGATCGCTATTGTTCTCCATACGGTGCCGGACTATAACCAGCAATTTTCGCGCCTGTTTACTGACTTCGAACTGTTTTCGGTGGGTTTCTTTACCATTGAATACTTATTACGTGTTTGGGTTAGTGTGGAGAATGAAAAATACCACCACTGGTTCTGGGGGCGCCTTCGTTACATTGTCTCAACCAGCGCCATTATTGACATTCTGGCCATTTTCCCATTCTACTTCTCACTATTTGCTACCGATCTGGCTATTGTTCGAATTCTACGACTGTTCCGAATTTTCCGACTCTTTCGTATTTCACGTTACTCACATGCCTTTCGCCTGATTCAGAATGTAGTTGCCGAAAAGAAAGAAGAACTGGTACTCAGTATTATGCTGGTAATTTTCATGCTCATTATCGTATCGAGTGTAATGTATTATGTTGAACATGCGGCCCAGCCTGATAAATTTTCCAGCATTCCGGCAACCATGTGGTGGGGAGTTACGGCCATGACAACCGTTGGCTATGGCGATATTCATCCCATTACCCCTTTAGGAAAACTGCTGGGCGGGATTACGGCCATAGTCGGTATTGGCGTGTTCGCCTTACCAACCGGTATTCTGGTATCCGGCTTCAACGAGCATATTCGTGATCACAAAATACCCCGTCGCAAAGTATGTCCGCATTGTGGGAAGGAAATTTAG
- a CDS encoding four helix bundle protein — protein MEREKSSGFEELIVWQEARKFRQTIDLLVKSFPADERYRLADQLIRASRSISANIAEGYGRYHF, from the coding sequence ATGGAACGTGAAAAAAGCAGCGGTTTTGAAGAATTGATTGTCTGGCAGGAAGCCCGAAAATTCAGACAGACTATTGATTTACTCGTAAAATCTTTCCCTGCTGATGAACGTTACCGGCTGGCAGACCAACTTATTAGAGCTAGTCGAAGTATTTCTGCCAATATAGCAGAAGGTTATGGCCGGTATCATTTTTAG